The proteins below come from a single Mucilaginibacter mali genomic window:
- a CDS encoding ABC transporter ATP-binding protein — protein sequence MLKVNNLKVAFKSRDGVFEAVKGISFELKKGETLGIVGESGSGKSVTSLALMRLHDEKYTGISGNILLDDTDLLALPEKQMQQWRGNKIAMIFQEPMTSLNPVITCGKQVTEAIQLHLGMDKKAAKTAAIALFNEVQLPRPEAIFDSYPHQLSGGQKQRVMIAMALSCNPELLIADEPTTALDVTVQKTIIELLLKLKAERCMSLIFISHDLGVISEIADRVAVMYKGEIVEQCTVKQVFNSPRHPYTKGLLACRPSPALHLRILPTVADFLSAGDNADLNEIRTRYTYSPAEIAERKKQLYIQQPLLSVNDLNTWFPVGGGLFDKKKQVVKAVNGVSFDVFPGETLGLAGESGCGKTTLGRSILRLIEPTSGQISFEGTDLRQLNTTAMRQMRRDVQIIFQDPYSALNPRLTVGDSLMEPLQVHQLYNNNTERKQKVLQLLERVNLNPDHFNRYPHEFSGGQRQRIVIARALALQPRFIICDESVSALDVSVQAQVLNLLRELQEELKLTYIFISHDLSVIKHISDRIMIMNKGQIEEIGDADAIYDHPQKDYTRRLIAAIPGKQ from the coding sequence ATGCTTAAAGTAAATAACCTTAAAGTAGCCTTTAAAAGCCGCGATGGTGTGTTCGAAGCCGTTAAGGGAATCTCCTTTGAATTAAAAAAAGGCGAAACCCTGGGCATCGTGGGCGAATCCGGCTCGGGGAAATCGGTTACCTCGCTGGCGCTGATGCGGCTGCATGATGAAAAGTATACCGGTATCAGCGGCAACATCCTGTTGGATGATACCGACCTGCTGGCCCTGCCCGAAAAGCAGATGCAGCAATGGCGCGGCAATAAGATCGCCATGATCTTCCAGGAGCCGATGACATCGTTAAACCCGGTCATCACTTGTGGCAAACAGGTTACCGAGGCTATACAACTGCACCTTGGTATGGATAAAAAAGCGGCTAAGACGGCGGCCATCGCTTTGTTTAACGAAGTGCAGTTGCCCCGTCCCGAGGCCATTTTTGATAGTTACCCGCACCAGCTATCGGGCGGGCAAAAGCAGCGGGTAATGATAGCCATGGCCTTAAGCTGCAACCCCGAACTGCTGATAGCCGACGAACCCACCACCGCCCTTGATGTAACGGTACAGAAAACCATCATCGAATTATTGCTGAAATTAAAGGCCGAGCGCTGCATGAGCCTTATCTTCATCTCGCACGATCTGGGCGTCATCAGCGAGATAGCCGACCGTGTGGCCGTGATGTATAAAGGCGAGATTGTAGAGCAATGCACCGTTAAGCAGGTGTTTAATAGTCCGCGGCACCCGTATACCAAGGGGCTGCTGGCTTGCCGCCCCTCGCCTGCTTTGCATTTAAGGATATTGCCAACCGTGGCCGATTTTTTAAGTGCAGGTGATAACGCCGACCTGAACGAGATTAGAACCCGTTACACCTACTCCCCTGCCGAAATTGCCGAACGGAAAAAGCAACTCTATATCCAACAGCCACTACTTAGCGTAAATGATTTGAATACGTGGTTCCCCGTTGGCGGAGGCCTGTTTGACAAGAAAAAGCAGGTGGTAAAAGCGGTTAACGGGGTTAGCTTCGATGTTTTCCCCGGCGAAACATTGGGCTTGGCTGGCGAATCGGGCTGCGGCAAAACCACTTTGGGGCGCAGTATTTTGCGTTTGATAGAACCGACTTCGGGACAGATCAGTTTCGAAGGTACCGACCTGCGCCAACTGAACACCACCGCTATGCGCCAGATGCGCCGCGATGTACAGATCATTTTTCAGGACCCCTACTCGGCGCTTAACCCGCGGCTTACCGTGGGTGATTCACTGATGGAACCATTGCAGGTACACCAGCTTTATAACAACAATACCGAGCGTAAACAAAAGGTACTGCAACTGCTGGAACGCGTTAACCTTAACCCCGATCATTTTAACCGCTACCCGCACGAGTTTTCGGGCGGGCAAAGGCAGCGCATTGTGATAGCCCGCGCGCTGGCCCTGCAGCCACGGTTTATCATCTGCGATGAATCTGTTTCGGCGCTTGATGTTTCGGTGCAGGCCCAGGTGCTTAACCTGCTGCGCGAATTGCAGGAAGAACTGAAGCTAACCTACATCTTTATCTCGCACGATCTATCAGTCATCAAGCACATCAGCGACCGCATCATGATCATGAACAAAGGCCAGATAGAAGAGATAGGCGATGCCGATGCTATTTACGATCATCCGCAAAAAGATTATACCAGGCGGTTGATAGCTGCGATACCGGGGAAACAGTAG
- a CDS encoding 3'-5' exonuclease, giving the protein MLEQLDLLNLMVLDIETVPQYATHDELPEHMQKLWDAKTQYQRKEEPADTFYERAGIWAEFGKIVCISVGMFTKEMPTGFRVKSFAGHDERELLVKFAMMLKGRPANLVLCAHNGKEFDFPYICRRMLIHGIKLPAQLQIAGKKPWEINHIDTMELWKFGDYKSYTSLSLLTAIFDIPTPKDDIDGSQVGHVYWNENQLDRICTYCQKDVIATAQLLRRFRGQDLIADDSITIVAPDA; this is encoded by the coding sequence ATGCTGGAACAACTGGATCTGCTTAACCTGATGGTGCTGGACATTGAGACCGTGCCGCAATACGCCACCCACGATGAACTGCCCGAACACATGCAGAAACTGTGGGATGCCAAGACCCAGTACCAGCGCAAAGAAGAACCCGCCGATACTTTCTACGAGCGTGCCGGCATCTGGGCCGAGTTCGGCAAGATTGTTTGTATTTCCGTGGGGATGTTCACCAAAGAAATGCCTACCGGATTCCGCGTAAAATCATTTGCCGGGCATGACGAGCGCGAGTTACTGGTAAAGTTTGCCATGATGCTGAAAGGCAGACCGGCTAACCTGGTGCTTTGCGCGCACAATGGCAAGGAGTTTGATTTCCCTTACATTTGCCGCCGTATGCTGATACATGGTATTAAGCTGCCTGCTCAGCTGCAAATAGCAGGTAAAAAACCATGGGAGATCAATCATATCGATACCATGGAACTGTGGAAATTCGGCGATTATAAAAGCTATACTTCGCTAAGTTTGTTAACAGCTATATTTGATATCCCCACCCCGAAAGATGATATAGACGGCAGCCAGGTAGGCCACGTATATTGGAACGAGAACCAGCTCGACCGTATTTGTACCTATTGCCAGAAAGATGTGATAGCCACCGCTCAACTGCTGCGCCGATTCCGCGGGCAGGATTTAATAGCCGACGACAGCATAACCATAGTTGCCCCTGATGCTTAA
- a CDS encoding putative toxin-antitoxin system toxin component, PIN family — protein MKVVIDTNCLLVSIPSQSKYYWLYIAFKTGRFEWLISNEIMAEYEEMLIRRYSEKTANLVLSILSVAPNVTFEEPYFKWNLVELDADDNKFADLSIAANADFLVTNDKHFAPLKLIDFPRINIVSLDEFEKVILG, from the coding sequence ATGAAGGTTGTTATTGATACCAATTGTCTTTTAGTCTCTATTCCCTCTCAAAGTAAATATTATTGGCTATATATTGCTTTTAAAACAGGGCGTTTTGAATGGCTAATAAGTAACGAGATTATGGCTGAGTATGAGGAAATGCTGATTAGGCGATACTCTGAAAAGACTGCAAATTTAGTTCTCTCAATACTAAGTGTGGCACCAAACGTTACTTTTGAAGAACCATATTTCAAATGGAATTTAGTTGAACTTGATGCCGATGACAATAAATTTGCAGACCTGTCAATTGCTGCTAATGCAGATTTTCTTGTTACAAATGATAAACATTTCGCTCCTTTAAAACTGATCGATTTTCCCCGAATTAACATTGTAAGTTTAGATGAATTTGAGAAGGTAATCTTAGGCTAA
- a CDS encoding glycosyltransferase family 2 protein, translated as MNITSLSIIIPAYNEGNTIHLILDKIKTVELVGGIKKEIIIVNDCSKDHTEQAIQDYQQANPELNIQYFKHAVNMGKGAALHTGIQKATGDYLVIQDADLEYDPAEYNDLLKPVVKGFADVVFGSRFMGGNPHRILFFWHTIGNRWLTLATNMFGNLNLTDMETCYKLFNTKMIQGIKLEEQRFGFEPEVTLKVARIPKIRIYEVGISYYGRTYEEGKKIGWKDGVRAIYCILKYGMFKG; from the coding sequence ATGAATATCACCAGCCTATCCATTATCATCCCTGCCTATAACGAAGGTAATACCATCCATCTTATCCTGGATAAAATAAAAACGGTTGAACTGGTTGGCGGTATCAAAAAAGAGATCATCATTGTAAACGACTGTTCTAAAGACCATACCGAACAAGCCATACAAGATTACCAACAGGCCAACCCTGAGTTGAATATCCAGTACTTTAAGCACGCGGTAAATATGGGCAAAGGCGCCGCCCTGCATACCGGTATACAAAAAGCCACCGGCGACTACCTTGTTATCCAGGACGCCGACTTAGAGTACGATCCTGCCGAATATAACGACCTGTTAAAACCGGTTGTTAAGGGCTTCGCTGATGTGGTTTTCGGTTCGCGCTTTATGGGAGGAAATCCGCATCGTATCCTGTTCTTTTGGCACACCATTGGCAACCGCTGGCTAACCTTAGCAACCAATATGTTTGGCAACCTGAACCTTACGGATATGGAGACCTGTTATAAACTGTTCAATACCAAAATGATACAAGGTATTAAGTTGGAAGAACAACGTTTTGGCTTTGAACCCGAGGTAACCCTAAAGGTAGCGCGCATCCCTAAAATACGTATTTACGAAGTGGGCATATCCTACTACGGCCGTACTTACGAAGAGGGTAAAAAGATTGGCTGGAAGGACGGTGTGAGGGCGATATATTGTATTTTGAAATACGGGATGTTTAAAGGGTAG
- the topA gene encoding type I DNA topoisomerase translates to MAKNLLIVESPAKAKTIEGYLGKDFTVKSSYGHIRDLIKSDDAINISNNFEQKYEVPADKKQVVSELKKLAKEADTVWLASDEDREGEAISWHLFETLGLKDANTKRIVFHEITKPAILRAIENPRKIDYNLVNAQQARRVLDRLVGFELSPVLWKKVKPSLSAGRVQSVAVRLIVDREREINKFTAEAAFRIAATFGQGRDAFKAELAERYTQQADAEKFLNDCIPATFKVNALDTRPTKRSPAAPFTTSTLQQEASRKLGFSVSRTMSLAQRLYESGKITYMRTDSVNLSDTAINAAQAQIVSAYGSQYHQMRKYKTKSASAQEAHEAIRPTYFDQHTVDGDASEKRLYELIWKRAIASQMSEAQFEKTTAKIGISTRSEELTANGEVMKFDGFLKVYLESNDDEDDNQQDGDNAILPPLAVGQVLDMREMTAIERYSRPPARYTEASLVKKLEELGIGRPSTYAPTISTIQNRGYVVKEEREGRSRNFRVLTLKAGSIKKEERTENTGAERNKLFPTDIGAVVNDFLVQYFNGIVDFHFTAGVEKKFDEIAQGLEEWTDMIRKFYDPFHVEVENTLKTADKATGERELGVHPESGKKISVRIGRYGPFVQVGENATDESEEKPLYASLRAGQMIETISLEEALDLFKLPKKVGIFEDKDMTVAIGKFGPYIRHNSAFYSLPKEVDPLDVTEPQAIEIIEAKRKRDAERLIKTFAEDPDCKILNGRWGPYIEFGKLNVKIPKDKDPQQLTYAECKALADAMPKDTKKGRFGAKSAAAPKAAAAKKPAAKKAPAKKAAPKKK, encoded by the coding sequence ATGGCGAAAAATCTACTCATTGTCGAATCACCGGCGAAGGCCAAAACCATAGAGGGATATCTTGGTAAGGACTTCACCGTGAAATCAAGCTACGGCCACATCCGCGACCTGATCAAGAGCGACGATGCCATTAATATCAGTAATAATTTCGAGCAGAAATACGAAGTACCTGCCGATAAAAAGCAGGTAGTAAGCGAATTAAAGAAGCTGGCCAAGGAAGCCGATACGGTTTGGCTAGCATCTGACGAGGACCGGGAGGGTGAAGCGATCTCCTGGCACTTATTCGAAACCTTAGGACTTAAAGATGCGAATACCAAACGCATTGTATTTCATGAAATTACCAAACCGGCCATTTTACGCGCTATTGAAAACCCGCGCAAAATAGATTACAACCTGGTGAACGCCCAGCAAGCCCGCCGTGTGCTGGACAGGCTGGTAGGTTTCGAACTTTCGCCCGTGTTATGGAAAAAAGTAAAACCATCGCTTTCGGCTGGCCGTGTACAATCGGTAGCTGTAAGGCTGATCGTCGACCGCGAGCGTGAGATCAATAAATTCACTGCCGAGGCTGCTTTCCGCATAGCCGCCACTTTTGGCCAGGGCCGCGATGCCTTTAAAGCCGAACTGGCCGAGCGTTATACCCAGCAGGCCGATGCCGAAAAGTTTTTGAACGATTGCATCCCGGCCACTTTTAAAGTAAACGCGCTGGATACCCGGCCTACCAAACGTTCGCCGGCTGCGCCTTTTACTACATCAACCTTACAACAGGAAGCAAGCCGCAAGCTGGGTTTCTCGGTATCGCGTACCATGTCGCTGGCGCAGCGCCTGTACGAGAGCGGTAAGATCACCTATATGCGTACCGACTCGGTAAACCTGTCGGATACGGCCATCAACGCCGCGCAGGCGCAAATTGTATCAGCCTATGGTAGCCAATACCACCAGATGCGTAAGTACAAAACCAAATCTGCCAGCGCGCAGGAAGCGCACGAGGCTATCCGCCCTACCTACTTCGATCAGCATACGGTTGACGGTGACGCTTCGGAAAAGCGTTTGTACGAACTGATCTGGAAACGCGCCATCGCATCGCAAATGAGCGAAGCACAGTTTGAAAAAACCACCGCTAAAATTGGTATATCTACCCGCAGCGAAGAACTGACCGCCAACGGCGAGGTGATGAAGTTTGACGGCTTTTTGAAGGTATACCTCGAATCGAACGATGACGAGGACGATAACCAGCAGGACGGCGACAACGCCATACTGCCGCCATTAGCTGTAGGCCAGGTGCTGGATATGCGCGAAATGACCGCGATTGAGCGTTACTCGCGCCCGCCGGCACGCTATACCGAGGCCAGTTTGGTGAAGAAACTGGAAGAACTGGGCATCGGCCGCCCGTCTACCTATGCCCCTACCATATCTACCATACAGAACCGTGGTTACGTAGTAAAAGAAGAGCGCGAAGGCCGCAGCCGCAATTTCCGTGTACTAACACTGAAAGCCGGCAGCATTAAAAAGGAAGAACGCACCGAAAATACCGGTGCCGAACGTAATAAACTTTTCCCTACCGATATTGGCGCCGTGGTGAACGATTTCCTGGTGCAGTATTTTAACGGTATTGTCGATTTCCACTTCACAGCCGGGGTAGAGAAGAAGTTTGACGAGATAGCGCAGGGCCTGGAAGAATGGACGGATATGATCCGCAAGTTTTACGATCCTTTCCATGTAGAGGTAGAGAACACCCTAAAGACCGCCGACAAAGCTACCGGCGAACGCGAATTAGGCGTACATCCCGAAAGCGGTAAAAAGATATCGGTTCGTATAGGCCGCTACGGCCCGTTTGTACAGGTTGGCGAAAATGCTACCGACGAAAGTGAAGAGAAGCCCTTATACGCCAGTCTCCGGGCCGGGCAAATGATAGAGACCATTAGCCTTGAAGAAGCCTTAGACCTGTTTAAATTGCCTAAAAAGGTGGGCATTTTTGAAGATAAGGACATGACGGTAGCCATTGGCAAGTTTGGCCCGTACATTCGCCATAACAGCGCGTTCTACTCGCTGCCAAAAGAGGTTGATCCGCTGGATGTGACCGAACCGCAGGCGATAGAGATCATTGAGGCCAAGCGCAAACGCGATGCCGAACGCCTGATCAAAACTTTTGCTGAAGACCCCGATTGCAAGATACTGAACGGCCGCTGGGGACCGTATATTGAATTTGGTAAACTGAACGTTAAGATACCTAAAGATAAAGACCCGCAGCAGCTAACCTATGCCGAGTGCAAGGCCCTGGCCGACGCGATGCCTAAGGACACCAAAAAAGGCAGGTTCGGCGCTAAATCCGCTGCCGCTCCGAAGGCTGCCGCCGCTAAAAAGCCGGCTGCTAAAAAGGCACCGGCTAAAAAGGCTGCACCGAAGAAGAAGTAG
- the mnmA gene encoding tRNA 2-thiouridine(34) synthase MnmA: protein MSKHGRILVAMSGGVDSSVAAVMLHEQGYEVIGLTMKTWDYASSGGSSKETGCCSLDSINDARALAVAYGFPHYILDIRDEFGDFVIDNFVDEYLAGRTPNPCVLCNTHIKWDALLKRADKLDCEFIATGHYANIRLQDNGRYVISKGHDENKDQSYVLWGVSQQNLARTKFPLGGFSKPAIRQMALDMGQFDLANKSESYEICFVPDNDYRAFLRHKVEDLDTRIGSGSFVLTDGTVVGQHQGYPFYTIGQRKGLGVALGKPMFVTKINPDTNTVVLGTQEELEKREAWVRNLNLVKYENINLPLQAVTKIRYKDAGAQSSIVQMGDYMKVEFDHNVAGIAPGQSAVFYEGNDLLGGGFLM from the coding sequence ATGAGCAAGCACGGACGAATATTAGTAGCCATGAGCGGCGGGGTTGATAGCTCGGTAGCCGCGGTGATGTTGCATGAGCAAGGGTACGAAGTTATTGGCCTTACCATGAAAACGTGGGATTATGCCTCGTCGGGCGGGAGCAGTAAAGAGACCGGCTGCTGCAGCCTGGATAGTATTAACGATGCCCGTGCATTGGCTGTGGCCTATGGCTTCCCGCATTATATACTGGACATCCGCGACGAGTTTGGCGATTTTGTGATCGATAACTTTGTGGATGAATACCTGGCCGGCCGCACCCCTAACCCCTGTGTGCTGTGCAATACCCACATTAAATGGGATGCCCTGCTAAAACGTGCCGATAAACTGGATTGCGAATTTATAGCCACCGGTCACTACGCCAACATCCGTTTGCAGGATAATGGCCGCTACGTGATATCCAAGGGCCACGATGAAAATAAAGATCAATCGTACGTACTTTGGGGCGTATCGCAGCAAAATTTGGCGCGTACCAAATTCCCGCTGGGTGGTTTCAGCAAACCGGCCATCAGGCAAATGGCGCTGGACATGGGTCAGTTTGATTTGGCTAACAAAAGCGAAAGCTACGAGATATGTTTTGTGCCCGATAACGATTACCGCGCCTTCCTGCGGCATAAGGTGGAAGACCTGGACACCCGCATTGGCAGCGGATCATTTGTGCTAACAGATGGTACCGTAGTAGGCCAGCACCAGGGCTACCCTTTTTATACTATCGGCCAGCGGAAAGGCCTGGGCGTAGCTTTGGGCAAGCCTATGTTTGTTACCAAAATTAACCCCGATACCAATACCGTGGTATTAGGCACACAGGAAGAGCTTGAAAAACGCGAGGCCTGGGTGCGCAACCTTAACCTGGTGAAATACGAAAACATTAACCTGCCCCTGCAGGCGGTAACCAAAATACGCTATAAAGATGCCGGCGCCCAAAGCAGCATTGTGCAAATGGGCGATTATATGAAAGTAGAGTTCGATCATAATGTAGCGGGCATTGCCCCGGGGCAATCGGCGGTGTTTTACGAAGGGAATGATCTGCTGGGTGGTGGATTTTTGATGTAA